One window from the genome of Sphingomicrobium arenosum encodes:
- a CDS encoding sensor histidine kinase NtrY-like produces the protein MNAVSDSPRAVSAGLTSSSTRLRLATVVAALIMLGTLAYSADLLLHDHGQPTLLSPPLIAALMVGNLIPAIILMVLLSRRIAKYRGRKQGVGTGQIHTRLVALFSLIAAVPTVTVAIFASLLIQSGLEFWFSERARTMLVDTVELVDSVLLEEQSDVSEEAIYMAYDLVGELPGMDPRSAEFEEVVGLQTYYRELNEAAVLAIDDDGGFEALVTINPFDGLLDERRLRAGVAALEGNDAVGIEMINRIAFLTKIPEVENGYLLVARSVNEDLFEKIDRADSIRASYDDIIERSRVNQLRFNAALLIGAILIVAIAIMAALKLADRIARPVGQLVSAANRVEEGDFTARVPPQASADEIATLATAFNRMTSRIEEQTGALLTANEELDLRRAFIEAVLSSVTAGVIATDEEDRILLINRSATILLADEDAQLEGERLIERSPELGEFLSGASQETTLELATKAGPRTLAVKRVRYEDGAVLTFDDVTDQLSDQRRAAWSDIARRIAHEIKNPLTPIQLAAERLQRRYGDSIPQDDDTFERLTQTIVRQVGDLRRMVDEFSNFARMPKPSFRDEDVHDIARAALFLHEVAHPGIHFTIDPRQGPIRMVCDRRQLAQALTNIVKNAVEAIEARRKKGDAREDGDFIALSISREGGELTIEIDDSGIGLPAERERMTEPYMTTRVRGTGLGLAIVKKIVEEHAGQLAFFDREGGGTRVRISFDAARLEDRAEGEPGTPLTRAGEDQEYDEDI, from the coding sequence ATGAACGCCGTGAGTGATTCTCCGCGAGCCGTATCGGCTGGCCTGACGTCCTCGTCGACCCGTTTGCGGCTGGCGACGGTGGTGGCCGCGCTCATCATGCTCGGCACGCTCGCTTATTCGGCCGATCTCCTGCTGCACGACCATGGCCAGCCCACGCTGTTGAGCCCACCGCTCATCGCCGCGCTGATGGTCGGCAACCTCATCCCCGCCATCATCCTGATGGTGCTGCTGTCGCGCCGCATCGCCAAATATCGTGGGCGCAAGCAGGGCGTGGGGACGGGCCAGATCCATACCCGCCTCGTCGCGCTCTTCTCGCTCATCGCCGCAGTGCCGACCGTCACCGTCGCCATCTTCGCCTCGCTGCTCATCCAGTCCGGCCTCGAATTCTGGTTTTCCGAACGCGCGCGCACCATGCTCGTCGACACGGTCGAGCTGGTCGACAGCGTGTTGCTCGAGGAACAGTCCGACGTCTCCGAAGAAGCCATCTACATGGCCTACGACCTCGTCGGCGAACTGCCCGGCATGGACCCGCGCAGCGCCGAGTTCGAGGAAGTGGTCGGGCTCCAGACTTATTATCGCGAATTGAACGAGGCCGCCGTCCTCGCCATCGACGACGATGGCGGTTTCGAGGCGCTGGTCACCATAAACCCCTTCGACGGCCTGCTCGACGAGCGCCGCTTGCGCGCCGGGGTCGCCGCGCTCGAAGGCAATGACGCGGTCGGCATCGAGATGATCAACCGCATCGCCTTCCTGACGAAGATCCCCGAGGTCGAGAATGGCTATCTCCTCGTCGCGCGCAGCGTGAACGAGGATTTGTTCGAGAAAATCGACCGCGCCGACAGCATCCGCGCCTCCTACGACGACATCATCGAGCGCAGCCGCGTGAACCAGCTGCGTTTCAACGCCGCGCTGCTCATCGGGGCCATCCTCATTGTCGCCATCGCCATCATGGCCGCACTGAAGCTTGCCGATCGCATCGCACGCCCCGTGGGCCAGCTTGTATCGGCCGCCAACCGGGTCGAGGAAGGCGACTTCACCGCGCGCGTGCCGCCACAGGCCAGCGCCGATGAGATCGCGACCCTTGCCACCGCCTTCAATCGCATGACGAGCCGCATCGAGGAACAGACGGGCGCGCTGCTCACCGCCAATGAGGAACTCGATCTCAGGCGCGCCTTCATCGAAGCCGTGCTCTCGTCGGTCACCGCGGGGGTCATCGCCACCGACGAAGAGGACCGCATCCTTCTCATCAACCGCTCGGCCACCATTTTGCTGGCCGACGAGGACGCCCAGCTGGAGGGCGAACGACTGATCGAACGCTCGCCCGAGCTCGGCGAGTTCCTCTCCGGCGCAAGCCAGGAAACGACGCTCGAACTCGCCACCAAGGCCGGGCCGCGCACGCTGGCGGTCAAGCGCGTGCGCTACGAGGATGGCGCGGTGCTGACCTTCGACGATGTCACCGACCAACTGTCCGACCAGCGCCGCGCCGCCTGGTCCGACATCGCGCGCCGCATCGCCCACGAGATCAAGAACCCGCTCACCCCCATCCAGCTGGCCGCCGAACGCCTCCAACGCCGCTATGGCGACAGCATCCCGCAGGATGACGACACCTTCGAGCGGCTGACCCAGACGATCGTGCGGCAGGTCGGCGACCTGCGTCGCATGGTCGATGAATTCTCCAATTTCGCGCGCATGCCCAAGCCCTCTTTCCGCGACGAGGACGTGCATGACATCGCCCGCGCAGCGCTCTTCCTCCATGAGGTCGCGCATCCCGGCATCCACTTTACCATCGATCCGCGCCAGGGGCCGATCCGCATGGTGTGCGACCGCCGTCAATTGGCGCAGGCGCTCACCAACATCGTCAAGAACGCCGTCGAGGCGATCGAGGCACGGCGCAAGAAAGGCGATGCGCGCGAGGACGGCGATTTCATCGCCTTGTCCATCAGCCGCGAGGGCGGCGAACTGACCATCGAGATCGACGACAGCGGCATCGGCCTTCCCGCCGAGCGCGAGCGCATGACCGAGCCCTATATGACGACCCGCGTGCGAGGCACCGGGCTCGGGCTGGCCATCGTCAAGAAGATCGTTGAGGAACATGCAGGCCAGCTGGCCTTTTTCGATAGGGAGGGCGGGGGCACCCGCGTTCGCATCAGCTTTGATGCCGCCCGGTTGGAAGACCGCGCCGAGGGAGAGCCCGGCACCCCGCTCACGCGGGCCGGAGAGGACCAAGAGTATGACGAGGACATCTGA
- the dusB gene encoding tRNA dihydrouridine synthase DusB — MTRLKPIKIGNITIAEPVILAPMTGVTDTPFRKIVKRYGCGLTVSEMIASEAMIRETKQSLQKATWDPSEEPVSLQLAGCEPTRMAEAAKLNEDKGAAIIDINMGCPVKKVVNGYAGSSLMRDLPLAASLIEATVKAVKVPVTVKMRMGWCHDSLNAPELARIAEDLGAQMITVHGRTRNQMYRGSADWAFVRNVKEATNLPVIVNGDINALEDAHAALDQSGADGVMVGRGAYGKPWLLGQMIADLCHGETKDAPPLAEQLDVILEQYEDMMALYGERVGVNCARKHLGWYTKGLHGSAEFRNFVNTVESAEEVKQLLRDYYGRFIEAQRDAA; from the coding sequence ATGACCCGCCTCAAGCCCATCAAGATCGGCAATATCACCATCGCCGAACCCGTCATCCTCGCGCCGATGACGGGGGTGACCGACACGCCCTTTCGCAAGATCGTCAAGCGCTACGGCTGCGGCCTGACCGTGTCCGAGATGATCGCGTCCGAGGCGATGATCCGCGAGACCAAGCAGAGCCTTCAAAAGGCGACCTGGGATCCGTCCGAAGAGCCCGTGTCGCTCCAGCTTGCCGGCTGCGAACCCACGCGCATGGCCGAGGCGGCCAAGTTGAACGAGGACAAGGGCGCCGCGATCATCGACATCAACATGGGCTGCCCCGTGAAGAAGGTCGTCAACGGCTATGCAGGCTCGAGCCTCATGCGCGACCTGCCGCTCGCCGCCTCGCTCATCGAGGCCACGGTCAAGGCGGTCAAGGTGCCGGTGACGGTCAAGATGCGGATGGGCTGGTGCCACGACAGCCTGAATGCGCCCGAACTCGCGCGCATCGCCGAGGACCTCGGCGCGCAGATGATCACCGTCCACGGCCGCACCCGCAACCAGATGTATCGCGGCAGCGCCGACTGGGCCTTCGTCCGCAACGTCAAGGAAGCCACCAACCTTCCCGTCATCGTCAACGGCGACATCAACGCGCTCGAGGACGCGCATGCCGCGCTCGATCAGTCGGGCGCCGATGGCGTGATGGTGGGCAGGGGGGCCTATGGCAAACCGTGGCTGCTCGGCCAGATGATCGCCGATCTGTGCCATGGCGAGACCAAGGATGCCCCGCCGCTCGCCGAACAGCTTGATGTGATCCTCGAGCAATATGAGGACATGATGGCGCTCTATGGCGAGCGCGTCGGGGTCAATTGCGCGCGTAAGCATCTTGGCTGGTACACCAAGGGCCTTCATGGCTCGGCGGAGTTCCGTAACTTCGTCAATACGGTCGAGAGCGCCGAGGAGGTGAAGCAGCTCCTGCGCGACTATTACGGTCGCTTCATCGAGGCACAGCGCGACGCCGCCTGA